The following proteins come from a genomic window of Pirellula staleyi DSM 6068:
- a CDS encoding aldehyde dehydrogenase family protein: MLTIPVLRWGKPYESLEFDEVKHFATGEPIAKIGLSAGGMLTRDMRNSHKAREALKKFSIEELIAMCKKAGELYSTATLPMGDGTQSPDEFVHAQSASTGLPEHMCRANMTKNAFVLGNMDKILSCLTRGLPLDIFTKGYGDEGRGVTVSFQATTPVLGAVLPSNSPGVHTLWLPAIPLQIGLVLKPGSSEPWTPYRMFYAYTAAGIPAEAISIYPGAGGDVGNALLNACSRSMVFGSEKTVAQYAGNPKVQPHGPGWSKVILADDCVDEWEKYIDVMAESIYCNSGRGCINASAVFASRHTEKIAEALAAKLGPVEVKPPQDPAAGLAAFTTPGVAASVWGMIEQDLKETGVTDMTSKYGPRLEEYDRYAYLRPTIVHCDSPERAIVKKEFMFPFASVVKCPQKDFLTKIGPTLIGTLISKDETLIQQAIDCTHIDRLNIGAIPTNRLNWLQPHEGNIIDFLFRNRAVQLAT, encoded by the coding sequence GTGCTAACGATTCCTGTTCTTCGCTGGGGCAAGCCTTACGAATCGCTCGAGTTCGACGAAGTCAAGCACTTCGCCACCGGCGAACCAATCGCCAAGATCGGACTCTCGGCTGGCGGCATGCTCACCCGCGACATGCGTAACTCGCACAAAGCACGCGAAGCCCTGAAGAAGTTCTCCATCGAAGAGCTGATCGCCATGTGCAAAAAGGCGGGCGAGCTCTACAGCACTGCCACGCTCCCGATGGGGGATGGCACACAGTCTCCCGACGAGTTCGTGCACGCCCAATCGGCCAGCACCGGCCTCCCCGAGCACATGTGCCGCGCCAACATGACCAAGAACGCCTTCGTGCTTGGCAACATGGACAAAATCCTCTCCTGCCTCACTCGCGGGCTGCCGCTCGACATCTTCACTAAAGGCTATGGCGACGAAGGTCGCGGCGTGACCGTCAGCTTCCAGGCTACCACCCCGGTCCTCGGAGCGGTTCTTCCCTCCAACAGCCCCGGCGTACACACCCTGTGGCTCCCTGCGATTCCGCTGCAAATCGGCCTGGTACTGAAGCCCGGTTCCTCCGAACCGTGGACCCCCTACCGCATGTTCTACGCCTACACCGCTGCTGGCATCCCAGCCGAAGCGATCTCGATCTACCCCGGTGCCGGTGGCGATGTCGGCAATGCGCTGCTCAACGCCTGCTCGCGCAGCATGGTCTTTGGCAGCGAGAAGACGGTGGCCCAGTACGCCGGCAATCCCAAGGTTCAGCCTCACGGTCCAGGCTGGTCGAAGGTGATCCTCGCCGACGACTGTGTCGACGAGTGGGAAAAGTACATCGACGTCATGGCCGAAAGCATTTACTGCAACAGCGGTCGAGGCTGTATCAACGCCTCCGCCGTCTTCGCCTCGCGTCACACCGAGAAGATTGCCGAAGCACTCGCCGCCAAGCTTGGCCCGGTCGAAGTCAAACCGCCGCAAGACCCTGCTGCTGGCCTCGCCGCCTTCACCACTCCCGGCGTTGCCGCCAGCGTGTGGGGCATGATCGAACAAGACCTGAAAGAAACGGGCGTCACCGACATGACGAGCAAGTACGGACCGCGCCTCGAAGAATATGATCGCTACGCCTACCTGCGCCCCACGATCGTCCACTGCGATTCGCCCGAGCGAGCGATCGTGAAGAAGGAATTCATGTTCCCGTTTGCTTCGGTGGTGAAGTGTCCGCAGAAGGACTTCCTCACCAAGATTGGCCCCACGCTGATCGGCACCCTCATCAGCAAAGATGAGACGCTAATTCAGCAAGCGATCGACTGCACCCACATCGACCGCCTCAACATCGGCGCCATCCCCACCAACCGCCTCAACTGGCTGCAGCCCCACGAAGGGAACATCATCGACTTCCTCTTCCGCAACCGCGCCGTCCAACTCGCTACCTAA
- a CDS encoding addiction module protein — protein MDVYNDTIRHLEPAEKLLLVQQIWDDLAAETSPLPLPAWAIAEATRRRDELRSDPTLAVDHDEIWRRIDQSRHG, from the coding sequence ATGGACGTCTACAACGATACGATTCGTCATCTTGAGCCTGCCGAGAAGTTGCTGTTGGTGCAGCAAATTTGGGACGATTTGGCCGCTGAGACTTCTCCACTCCCGCTTCCTGCTTGGGCTATTGCCGAGGCGACGCGTCGTAGAGACGAACTGCGGAGCGATCCGACATTAGCGGTCGATCACGACGAGATTTGGCGTCGGATTGATCAATCTCGCCATGGGTAA
- a CDS encoding glycine cleavage system protein H: protein MSEPLVFSMGNYDAEIPVDRMYAKNHMWGQTQADGTIRFGFTAYAVRLLQDVYFLDWSIEAPANIAARAEIGQIESKKAESSLYAPLAGNLIEFNTELLRDPSAINVDKYGKGWLFAMQASADSLLAPAQYLEHLADVWEVTQRTIKGQMNE from the coding sequence ATGAGCGAGCCGCTGGTGTTTTCGATGGGGAACTACGACGCCGAGATTCCTGTCGATCGGATGTACGCCAAGAATCATATGTGGGGACAAACACAGGCCGACGGCACGATTCGCTTTGGCTTCACCGCCTATGCGGTTCGCTTGCTGCAAGATGTTTACTTCCTCGACTGGTCGATCGAAGCTCCGGCCAACATCGCCGCGCGAGCGGAAATCGGCCAGATCGAAAGCAAAAAAGCGGAGAGCAGTTTGTATGCTCCGCTCGCTGGAAATCTGATTGAGTTCAACACCGAATTGCTTCGCGACCCCTCGGCGATTAATGTCGACAAATATGGCAAAGGCTGGCTGTTTGCAATGCAGGCGAGCGCCGATTCGCTCCTTGCTCCCGCACAGTACCTCGAGCATCTGGCCGATGTTTGGGAAGTCACGCAGCGCACAATCAAAGGCCAAATGAACGAGTAG
- a CDS encoding sulfatase, which produces MLDQQAASLRACAILSLTLLLLSAASLVAQEPTATKYDHNKKPNILWLVAEDFGPHLGCYGTREVFTPNLDQMAAEGVRYTKFFTTAPVCSASRSAWMTGMYQTTIGAHNHRSHRDDGYKLPEGVQLVSHRLQKAGYFTANIRETPAAWGFRGSGKTDFNFNLDEPAFESDKWSDLATHQPFYAQINFQETHRNFKAPKRADPAKVEVPPYYPDHEIVRRDWAEYLDAASELDRKVGLVLAQLKAEGLDKNTVVVFFGDNGSAHVRGKQFCYDSGLHVPLIIRWPAEINRHKHMKTQGTVNRDLVAAIDLAATFTLLANVPGWDKMDGKPFIGDFSGPSREYVFGARDRCDETVFRLRTVRSSQYRYIRNFTPHQPLLAANDYKERQYPVWNLLKELAAENKLGPLALPLVAPTMPEEEFYDLEADPHETKNLIADPALQEVIDTHRRQLDQWIDETKDQGAIMEPAEVAKNEGRTKPASPKSGPTKAKGKKKQ; this is translated from the coding sequence ATGCTCGATCAACAAGCTGCTTCGCTGCGCGCGTGCGCGATCTTGTCACTAACGCTTCTGCTCTTGTCGGCAGCTTCGCTGGTGGCCCAGGAACCTACAGCTACGAAGTATGATCACAACAAGAAACCAAACATCCTCTGGCTAGTGGCGGAAGATTTTGGACCTCACTTAGGCTGTTACGGTACCCGGGAAGTCTTCACGCCGAATCTCGATCAGATGGCTGCTGAAGGGGTTCGCTACACCAAGTTCTTCACCACCGCGCCGGTTTGCTCGGCAAGTCGCAGCGCGTGGATGACCGGGATGTATCAAACCACTATTGGCGCGCACAATCATCGCTCGCATCGCGATGATGGCTATAAGCTCCCCGAAGGTGTTCAGCTGGTGTCGCATCGGCTTCAAAAAGCGGGATATTTCACGGCGAATATTCGCGAAACGCCGGCCGCGTGGGGCTTTCGCGGAAGTGGCAAAACCGACTTCAATTTCAACCTCGACGAGCCTGCGTTTGAGAGCGATAAGTGGAGCGATCTTGCCACGCATCAGCCGTTCTATGCTCAGATTAACTTTCAAGAGACGCATCGCAACTTCAAAGCTCCCAAAAGAGCTGATCCTGCGAAGGTAGAGGTTCCTCCATACTATCCCGATCACGAAATTGTACGTCGTGACTGGGCCGAGTATCTCGACGCGGCTTCAGAGCTCGATCGCAAAGTCGGGCTCGTGCTTGCTCAGCTAAAAGCAGAAGGACTCGACAAGAACACAGTCGTTGTTTTCTTTGGCGACAATGGTTCAGCGCACGTACGCGGCAAACAGTTTTGCTACGACAGTGGCCTGCATGTGCCGCTGATCATTCGCTGGCCCGCAGAAATCAATCGCCATAAGCATATGAAAACACAGGGGACCGTGAATCGCGATTTGGTTGCAGCGATCGATCTGGCGGCGACATTCACCTTGCTCGCCAACGTGCCAGGGTGGGACAAAATGGACGGCAAGCCTTTCATTGGCGACTTCTCTGGCCCGTCGCGCGAGTATGTCTTCGGGGCCCGCGACCGCTGCGACGAAACGGTGTTTCGCTTGCGAACCGTGCGTAGCAGCCAGTATCGCTACATTCGCAACTTCACCCCCCATCAGCCTTTACTCGCCGCCAATGACTATAAGGAGCGGCAATATCCCGTCTGGAATCTGCTAAAAGAACTAGCGGCGGAGAATAAGCTGGGGCCACTCGCGCTACCACTTGTCGCACCGACGATGCCTGAAGAAGAGTTCTACGACCTCGAAGCTGATCCGCACGAAACCAAAAACCTAATCGCCGATCCTGCGCTCCAAGAAGTGATCGACACGCATCGCCGCCAACTTGATCAATGGATCGACGAGACCAAAGATCAAGGGGCCATCATGGAGCCTGCCGAGGTCGCCAAGAACGAAGGACGCACGAAGCCTGCTTCGCCTAAGTCAGGCCCCACAAAAGCCAAGGGAAAGAAGAAGCAGTAG
- a CDS encoding OmpA family protein: MRRLLDHFRSTRNLLAAASLVCFLACGCKQGAFQPPAGTAQSNVFQQQSTALNSQVQDLTRRVGQLDLNNADLHRQLAQADQLKQQYADQVSLLQKQLGDMASRLKETQTAKAEIDKQVQTLQASTRFRGGASIQANSSATNSLSTVQIPGIDVRQDGSVIRIELPADKLFVTGSLQPTLEAQRIIDEVATAIIRSYPRQRIVIEGHTDNAQAGNPAGAHLLAYNQSQAVFQQLVQRNSIPVRQLAIAAMGENHPLASNGTEQGRAKNRRIEIVVYPDTIDG; encoded by the coding sequence ATGCGACGTTTGCTCGACCACTTCCGATCCACGCGAAACCTGCTTGCTGCGGCAAGTTTGGTCTGTTTTCTGGCGTGTGGATGTAAGCAGGGGGCCTTTCAGCCACCGGCAGGAACGGCGCAGTCGAATGTTTTTCAGCAGCAGTCGACGGCGCTGAATTCGCAGGTGCAGGATCTCACGCGGCGCGTTGGACAGCTTGATCTGAACAATGCCGACTTGCATCGCCAGTTAGCGCAGGCCGATCAGCTGAAGCAGCAATATGCCGACCAGGTTTCGCTGCTGCAAAAGCAACTGGGCGACATGGCGTCGCGTTTGAAAGAGACGCAAACCGCGAAGGCCGAAATCGATAAGCAAGTGCAAACACTACAAGCGAGCACCCGGTTTCGTGGTGGCGCGAGTATTCAGGCTAACAGCAGCGCGACGAATTCCCTCTCAACCGTGCAGATTCCCGGCATCGATGTGCGGCAAGATGGTAGCGTGATTCGGATCGAGCTACCGGCCGACAAGTTGTTTGTGACCGGTTCGCTGCAGCCGACTCTCGAAGCGCAGCGAATTATCGACGAAGTGGCAACAGCAATCATTCGCAGCTATCCACGTCAGCGAATTGTGATTGAAGGTCACACCGACAATGCTCAAGCAGGCAACCCTGCCGGAGCACATTTGCTGGCCTACAACCAGTCGCAAGCGGTGTTTCAGCAGCTCGTGCAACGCAACAGCATTCCTGTCCGTCAGCTGGCTATCGCTGCCATGGGTGAAAATCATCCGCTTGCCAGCAACGGCACCGAACAAGGGCGAGCCAAAAATCGCCGCATCGAAATCGTGGTCTATCCCGATACGATCGACGGCTGA
- a CDS encoding PQQ-binding-like beta-propeller repeat protein encodes MFTAACRSDARFFAMGLVACALLLGLVTSKVALAAEADAAPVASSEVPRSTAMSWPLYRGDATASGVAASSLPDKPEQLWKFEVNGGAFDATPSIVDGTVYIGDLDGKVYALELTTGKKVWEQAFEETGFIASPAVRGDLLFLGDINGKCYALERSTGKTKWTFDTEAEVDSSPNFYRDYVLFGSQDRFLYCLETATGKLVWKFGIEDQIRCTPTVVGDRAFLAGCDSKLHIVNLEKGTAEADVPIDAPTGVTPAVFGDQVFFGTEAGVFFGVNWKTAKVAWKVVDESSSQPYRSSPAVTASTVIVGSRNRRVQAFDPATGNEQWSFATKQRIDSSPVIVGERVFVGAADGRLYALDVKTGKEIWQTQVTGGFTGSPAIADEKLVIATDRGTIFCYGKK; translated from the coding sequence ATGTTCACTGCTGCCTGTCGATCCGATGCTCGATTTTTTGCGATGGGACTTGTCGCGTGCGCGTTACTGCTCGGGCTGGTGACGTCGAAGGTGGCGCTCGCCGCCGAAGCTGATGCTGCCCCTGTAGCCAGCTCGGAAGTGCCGCGTAGCACCGCCATGAGTTGGCCCCTCTATCGTGGCGACGCAACAGCGTCGGGAGTGGCAGCGAGTTCGCTCCCCGATAAGCCCGAGCAACTTTGGAAGTTCGAAGTGAACGGCGGTGCGTTCGACGCCACCCCTTCGATCGTCGACGGTACGGTTTACATCGGCGATCTCGACGGCAAGGTCTATGCCCTCGAACTGACTACCGGCAAAAAAGTGTGGGAACAAGCGTTTGAAGAGACCGGCTTCATCGCCTCTCCAGCAGTCCGAGGCGATCTGCTGTTCCTGGGAGATATCAACGGTAAGTGCTACGCTCTCGAGCGATCAACGGGCAAAACCAAGTGGACCTTCGACACCGAAGCGGAAGTCGATAGCAGCCCGAATTTCTATCGCGACTACGTGCTCTTCGGCTCGCAAGATCGGTTTCTCTATTGCCTCGAAACAGCGACCGGCAAACTCGTTTGGAAGTTCGGCATTGAAGATCAAATTCGCTGCACGCCGACGGTGGTTGGCGATCGCGCGTTCCTCGCAGGCTGCGATAGCAAACTGCATATCGTGAACCTCGAAAAAGGGACAGCCGAAGCCGACGTTCCGATCGATGCACCCACTGGCGTAACGCCTGCGGTGTTTGGCGACCAGGTGTTTTTTGGAACCGAAGCGGGGGTGTTTTTCGGTGTGAACTGGAAGACAGCCAAGGTCGCTTGGAAGGTAGTGGATGAGTCGTCGAGCCAGCCTTATCGCAGCTCGCCTGCGGTAACAGCCAGCACCGTGATTGTGGGAAGCCGCAATCGCCGCGTGCAGGCTTTCGATCCTGCGACAGGCAACGAGCAATGGTCGTTCGCCACCAAGCAGCGAATCGACAGCTCGCCAGTGATCGTCGGCGAGCGGGTGTTCGTCGGTGCTGCGGATGGACGGCTCTACGCTCTCGATGTCAAAACCGGTAAAGAAATTTGGCAAACGCAAGTCACCGGGGGCTTCACCGGCTCCCCAGCCATAGCCGATGAGAAGCTGGTGATCGCCACCGATCGCGGCACGATTTTCTGCTACGGAAAAAAGTAA
- a CDS encoding iron-containing alcohol dehydrogenase, with protein sequence MQSFDFQPRTRIVFGPGKIEALGQLASEIGARRALVVSDPGVVAAGHTARGIASLEAAGIETHLFDGLAENPSTDDVAAGVKIARRYEPQLLIGLGGGSSMDCAKGINFIYTGGGEMKDYWGVGKALKEMLPMIAIPTTAGTGSETQSFALISDAKTHAKMACGDKKASCRVALLDPELTVTQPARVTALTGIDAISHALETFVTKKRNAASLAFSRESWRLLASHFAQVLAEPTNIEARGSMLLGASLAGLAIENSMLGAAHALANPLTAHYNIPHGQAVGVMLPHVIRFNGEQFAHWYVDLLSTRGDGDALPGPSDGVEGLAQFVTSLVEKSGLSTTLTQLKVDPASLETLAGEAAKQWTATFNPREVSASDLAAIYRAAI encoded by the coding sequence ATGCAAAGCTTTGATTTTCAGCCTCGCACGCGAATTGTGTTTGGTCCTGGCAAAATCGAGGCCCTGGGGCAATTGGCGTCCGAAATCGGGGCCCGCCGGGCCTTGGTGGTGAGCGATCCGGGTGTCGTTGCCGCAGGGCATACGGCTCGCGGGATTGCATCGCTGGAAGCTGCTGGGATCGAGACCCATCTGTTCGACGGTCTGGCCGAGAACCCGAGCACCGACGATGTGGCTGCCGGGGTGAAGATCGCCCGCCGCTACGAGCCACAGCTGTTGATCGGCCTGGGTGGCGGCAGTTCGATGGACTGTGCGAAGGGGATCAACTTCATCTACACCGGCGGCGGCGAGATGAAGGATTACTGGGGGGTCGGTAAGGCACTCAAAGAGATGCTGCCGATGATCGCCATCCCGACCACCGCAGGCACCGGGAGCGAGACACAGTCGTTTGCGCTCATCAGCGATGCCAAAACGCATGCTAAAATGGCGTGCGGCGATAAGAAAGCATCGTGCCGTGTGGCTTTGCTCGATCCCGAGTTGACCGTCACTCAGCCTGCGCGTGTTACCGCCTTAACCGGCATTGATGCAATTTCGCACGCGCTGGAGACCTTCGTCACGAAGAAGCGCAACGCAGCTTCGCTGGCGTTTAGTCGCGAATCGTGGCGACTCCTGGCGAGTCACTTCGCACAAGTACTGGCGGAGCCAACCAATATCGAGGCGCGCGGCAGCATGCTGCTGGGGGCGTCGCTCGCTGGACTGGCGATTGAGAACTCGATGCTTGGGGCGGCCCACGCTTTGGCCAATCCGCTGACAGCCCATTACAACATTCCGCACGGCCAAGCGGTGGGTGTGATGTTGCCGCACGTGATTCGCTTTAATGGCGAGCAGTTTGCCCACTGGTATGTCGACCTGCTCTCAACGCGCGGTGATGGCGACGCACTGCCCGGGCCGAGCGATGGCGTAGAAGGACTAGCGCAGTTCGTCACCTCGCTGGTGGAGAAGTCGGGGCTGTCGACGACGCTGACGCAGCTGAAGGTCGACCCAGCTTCGCTCGAAACCCTGGCGGGGGAAGCTGCGAAGCAGTGGACGGCCACGTTTAACCCACGCGAAGTTTCGGCTTCGGATCTGGCGGCGATCTACCGGGCGGCGATTTAG
- a CDS encoding coproporphyrinogen-III oxidase family protein → MTTEATKTEVGSYFISNYPPFSQWSEAELPAVESALHSPPLHDEPLGLYLHIPFCRKRCKFCYFRVYTDKNASDVETYVSALSREIELVSKLPIMGGRPFRFVYFGGGTPSFLSAKQLTSLVDRLRANINWDQAEEVTFECEPGTLSQPKIVTLKELGVTRLSLGVENFSDAVLEENGRAHLSGEVYKAWDWIKAADFANVNIDLISGMVGESWDNWQENIKKTIELSPDSVTIYQLELPFNTVYSKDILGNTREIPVADWPTKRAWLSFAYDELQAAGYHVSSAYTLVKDPTKVNFSYRDNLWRGSDLLSTGVASFGHASGVHYQNKTEWGDYTKSLLEENKLPLYRGMKPTSHQLLIRELILNLKKGYLDTSYFTHKFGVNVLEHFADVWQSHVDDGYLTIDGDRVNLTRQGLLHADAMLPPFFEQQHQGVRYT, encoded by the coding sequence ATGACCACCGAAGCGACCAAGACGGAAGTCGGTAGTTACTTCATCAGCAACTATCCGCCGTTCTCGCAGTGGTCGGAAGCCGAGCTTCCCGCTGTCGAAAGTGCCCTTCATTCGCCACCCCTGCACGACGAACCACTCGGCCTCTACCTGCACATTCCGTTCTGTCGCAAACGCTGCAAGTTCTGCTACTTTCGCGTCTACACCGACAAAAACGCGAGCGATGTCGAGACCTACGTGTCGGCACTTTCGCGCGAAATCGAGCTTGTTAGCAAGCTGCCGATCATGGGTGGTCGGCCATTTCGTTTCGTCTACTTCGGTGGCGGCACTCCATCGTTTTTGTCGGCCAAACAACTCACGTCGCTCGTCGATCGCCTGCGTGCCAACATCAACTGGGATCAAGCGGAAGAAGTCACCTTCGAGTGCGAACCTGGCACACTCTCGCAGCCCAAGATCGTCACGCTCAAAGAGCTTGGCGTCACGCGTTTGAGCCTAGGTGTCGAGAACTTCAGCGATGCTGTGCTCGAAGAAAATGGCCGCGCCCATTTATCGGGCGAAGTGTACAAAGCGTGGGACTGGATCAAAGCGGCCGACTTCGCCAACGTCAACATCGACCTCATCAGCGGCATGGTCGGCGAGAGTTGGGACAATTGGCAAGAGAATATCAAAAAGACCATCGAGCTGTCGCCCGACAGCGTGACGATCTATCAGCTGGAACTGCCGTTCAACACTGTCTATTCCAAAGACATTTTGGGGAACACTCGCGAGATTCCCGTGGCAGATTGGCCCACGAAGCGTGCGTGGCTGAGCTTCGCGTACGACGAACTGCAGGCCGCCGGCTATCACGTTTCGAGCGCCTACACGCTGGTGAAAGATCCCACCAAGGTGAACTTCAGCTACCGCGATAATCTGTGGCGTGGCAGCGATCTTTTGAGCACCGGCGTCGCCAGTTTCGGCCATGCTTCGGGCGTGCACTATCAAAACAAAACCGAATGGGGCGACTACACCAAGAGTCTGCTTGAAGAGAATAAACTTCCACTCTATCGCGGCATGAAACCGACGTCGCATCAGCTGCTGATTCGCGAGTTGATTTTGAACCTGAAGAAGGGTTATCTCGACACCAGCTACTTCACCCACAAATTTGGCGTGAACGTGCTCGAGCACTTTGCTGACGTCTGGCAATCGCATGTCGACGATGGCTACCTGACGATCGACGGCGATCGCGTGAACCTCACACGTCAAGGTCTGCTGCATGCCGATGCGATGCTGCCACCGTTCTTTGAACAGCAACATCAGGGAGTTCGCTACACATGA
- a CDS encoding ferredoxin family protein — MAKRITVVISQGQSNSPNKRQLEEDVIAQLLFEQGIDVVVIPHLYDLRPDGTGMLALKGIMGHMVVLSWLYDRAIRWTLDRFDIRGLEGKTLVQSEDESDDEEDDNDASPETVAKKRVIDDRPVPQRRIYCIDLRARTTAQPFVEEVKRIARENAMQLVSLGLGPAPSNVVKAPAPFVDAPAPAPTPVVAKQGSSGTTDEMWARFEKPTNNTHLPLPASNGNVVAGSEIPLDWQKPAELLRIEEEGGRRWYPVIDYSRCTNCMECIDFCLFGVYGVDRVDTILVEQPDNCRKGCPACSRVCPENAIIFPQHKTPNIAGAPVIVGSLKIDLSKLFGAPDTGETAEEVAIRERDEQLAMAGRAVVGAAVGLPKRQTEADNAAPKDELDSLLDALDSSDL; from the coding sequence ATGGCCAAACGCATCACTGTCGTCATCTCGCAAGGACAGTCCAATAGTCCCAACAAGCGCCAGCTCGAAGAAGATGTGATCGCCCAACTGCTCTTTGAACAGGGCATCGATGTGGTGGTGATTCCGCATCTGTACGATCTGCGTCCCGACGGCACCGGCATGCTGGCTCTGAAGGGAATCATGGGGCACATGGTGGTGCTTAGCTGGCTGTACGATCGGGCGATTCGCTGGACGCTCGACCGCTTCGATATTCGCGGCCTCGAAGGGAAGACGCTGGTTCAATCGGAAGACGAAAGCGACGACGAGGAAGACGACAACGATGCTTCACCAGAAACCGTCGCTAAGAAGCGCGTGATCGACGATCGACCAGTTCCGCAGCGACGCATCTATTGCATCGATTTGCGAGCTCGCACGACAGCTCAGCCCTTCGTGGAAGAAGTGAAGCGGATTGCCCGCGAGAATGCCATGCAGCTGGTTTCGCTTGGACTTGGTCCAGCGCCTTCCAACGTCGTGAAGGCACCAGCGCCGTTCGTTGATGCTCCAGCGCCTGCACCGACTCCTGTGGTCGCCAAACAAGGCTCGAGTGGCACTACCGACGAGATGTGGGCGAGGTTCGAGAAACCGACCAATAACACGCACTTGCCCCTGCCGGCCAGCAATGGCAATGTGGTGGCGGGGAGCGAAATTCCACTCGATTGGCAGAAGCCAGCGGAACTTCTGCGGATTGAAGAAGAGGGTGGTCGTCGCTGGTATCCGGTGATCGACTACAGCCGCTGCACCAATTGCATGGAGTGCATCGACTTCTGCTTGTTCGGTGTTTACGGCGTCGATCGCGTCGACACGATTCTCGTCGAACAGCCCGACAACTGTCGCAAAGGATGCCCGGCTTGCAGCCGCGTTTGTCCTGAGAATGCGATCATTTTCCCGCAGCACAAAACGCCCAACATCGCCGGCGCACCGGTGATTGTCGGGAGCTTGAAGATCGATTTATCAAAACTCTTCGGCGCGCCGGACACGGGCGAAACCGCGGAAGAAGTCGCCATTCGCGAGCGCGACGAACAACTTGCCATGGCTGGTCGCGCTGTTGTTGGTGCTGCGGTCGGACTACCCAAGCGTCAGACCGAAGCCGATAACGCCGCGCCGAAAGATGAGCTCGATTCGCTCCTCGATGCGCTCGACAGCAGCGATCTCTAG
- a CDS encoding type II toxin-antitoxin system RelE/ParE family toxin produces MGKVLRYHPFFEEDVVQAAKWYDDRNPVLGADFVALVRLAIQQLMADPLRRSKSEFGFYYWPLKRFPYVVFYDITPTDILILGVMHTSQDSRHWIERRR; encoded by the coding sequence ATGGGTAAAGTACTTCGCTACCACCCATTCTTTGAAGAAGATGTTGTTCAAGCTGCCAAGTGGTACGACGATCGCAATCCTGTTCTTGGTGCCGATTTTGTCGCGCTAGTTCGGCTTGCAATACAGCAGTTAATGGCTGATCCACTTCGGCGTAGCAAAAGCGAATTCGGCTTCTACTACTGGCCATTAAAGCGTTTTCCCTATGTCGTGTTCTACGACATCACTCCAACGGACATTCTTATACTAGGCGTCATGCACACCTCTCAAGACTCGCGTCATTGGATCGAACGTCGCCGTTAG
- the rfbF gene encoding glucose-1-phosphate cytidylyltransferase — protein MQVILLAGGLGTRLAEETHLRPKPMIEIGGMPILVHIMSIYHAHGFRDFTVACGYRGEIIKEYFANFHVTHSDWSISLASGKRKSFRSSLPDWNVSIIDTGLHTMTGGRIKRLQPYIGNETFMVTYGDGVSNVNISELLSFHKSHGKLATVTAVHPPARFGCLDLAGDKVQSFAEKPQTSEGWINGGFFVFEPEIFDYLGHDSDVLEKKPLEWLSRSGELMAYRHDGFWQPMDTLREKQLLEQLWESGTAPWRVWNERFELAQTAAGKKGARLRTQRVQRPVARKVA, from the coding sequence ATGCAAGTGATCTTGCTTGCCGGTGGACTTGGAACTCGCTTGGCCGAAGAGACGCATTTGCGTCCCAAGCCGATGATCGAAATCGGTGGAATGCCGATCCTGGTTCACATCATGTCGATCTACCATGCGCACGGCTTTCGCGACTTCACCGTTGCCTGCGGCTATCGCGGCGAAATCATCAAAGAATACTTTGCCAACTTCCACGTCACGCACAGCGACTGGAGCATTTCACTCGCCAGTGGAAAACGCAAATCATTCCGCAGTTCGCTCCCCGACTGGAATGTTTCGATCATCGATACTGGCCTGCATACGATGACGGGTGGTCGCATTAAACGACTCCAACCTTACATCGGTAATGAAACCTTCATGGTGACTTACGGAGACGGCGTATCGAATGTCAACATCAGTGAGCTTCTCAGTTTTCATAAGTCACACGGAAAGCTGGCGACAGTCACAGCCGTGCATCCCCCCGCGCGTTTTGGTTGCCTCGACCTCGCGGGAGATAAAGTACAAAGCTTTGCCGAGAAGCCACAAACGTCGGAAGGCTGGATTAACGGCGGCTTCTTTGTGTTTGAGCCGGAGATTTTTGACTACTTAGGTCACGACAGCGATGTCCTGGAAAAGAAACCGCTCGAATGGCTCAGCCGATCGGGCGAACTGATGGCCTATCGACACGATGGATTCTGGCAGCCGATGGATACGCTGCGTGAGAAGCAGTTGCTCGAGCAATTGTGGGAATCGGGAACAGCACCATGGAGGGTGTGGAATGAACGCTTCGAATTGGCTCAGACAGCTGCAGGGAAAAAGGGTGCTCGTCTCCGGACTCAGCGGGTTCAAAGGCCAGTGGCTCGGAAGGTGGCTTGA